The following are encoded in a window of Esox lucius isolate fEsoLuc1 chromosome 14, fEsoLuc1.pri, whole genome shotgun sequence genomic DNA:
- the LOC105029310 gene encoding potassium voltage-gated channel subfamily A member 1 produces the protein MEIALVSFENGGAKGSGGGNAGDEAFHNALDHPQPAPQFVQSGLSEGYCSHKELNTIASPKPGSWKINDMNNTFSCSAMDVLFRADHSPHLYDDDMLNVDNVDNDSHERVLINIAGLKYETQLGTLNQFPDTLLGDPDKRMKYFDPLRNEYFFDRNRPSFDGILYFYQSGGKIRRPVNVSIDVFADEIRFYQLGEEAMERFREDEGFIKEEEKPLPQNEFQKQVWLIFEYPESSSPARGIAIVSVLVITISIITFCMETLPEFRDERELPVNIRADNSTVPRPSLTFTDPFFIIETTCVIWFTFELIVRFFACPSKSEFSKTVMNIIDIMSILPYFITVGTELAEQQGQEPQEHGNGQTMSLAILRVIRLVRVFRIFKLSRHSKGLQILGQTLKASMRELGLLIFFLFIGVILFSSAVFFAEADEPESHFSSIPDAFWWAVVTMTTVGYGDMRPVTVGGKIVGSLCAIAGVLTIALPVPVIVSNFNYFYHRETDQDQSSLKDDPPNAGQDSPQMKRKGSKSSVKSGDLEDGSGVEKQSIKANNSSMNIKRSLYAFCLDKTDTDL, from the coding sequence ATGGAGATAGCCTTGGTGAGCTTTGAGAACGGCGGAGCGAAAGGGAGCGGTGGCGGCAATGCCGGAGACGAAGCGTTCCACAACGCGCTGGATCACCCTCAACCCGCGCCACAATTTGTCCAAAGCGGACTCAGCGAGGGCTACTGCAGTCACAAAGAGCTGAACACCATCGCGAGTCCCAAACCAGGGTCGTGGAAGATCAACGATATGAATAACACTTTTAGTTGCAGTGCGATGGATGTGCTCTTTCGCGCGGACCACAGTCCCCATCTGTACGACGATGACATGTTGAATGTGGACAACGTAGACAATGACAGCCATGAAAGGGTGCTGATCAACATTGCAGGGTTAAAATATGAGACCCAGCTGGGGACCCTTAACCAGTTTCCCGATACTTTACTAGGGGACCCTGATAAGAGGATGAAATACTTTGACCCGCTCCGGAACGAGTACTTTTTCGACCGCAACCGACCCAGTTTCGACGGGATCCTTTATTTTTATCAGTCAGGAGGTAAGATTAGACGACCTGTCAATGTGTCCATCGACGTGTTCGCTGATGAGATTCGGTTTTACCAGCTGGGTGAGGAGGCCATGGAGAGGTTTAGAGAGGACGAGGGCTTTATTAAAGAAGAGGAGAAACCGTTGCCACAGAATGAGTTCCAGAAACAAGTCTGGCTCATATTTGAATACCCGGAGAGCTCGAGCCCGGCGCGAGGCATCGCCATCGTCTCGGTGCTGGTGATCACCATATCCATCATTACGTTCTGTATGGAAACACTACCAGAGTTCCGGGACGAGAGGGAGCTGCCGGTCAACATCCGGGCGGACAACAGCACCGTTCCCCGGCCGTCACTTACATTCACAGACCCTTTCTTCATCATAGAAACCACCTGTGTGATATGGTTTACTTTCGAGCTCATAGTGCGCTTTTTCGCTTGCCCCAGTAAGTCCGAGTTTTCCAAAACGGTCATGAACATTATCGATATCATGTCTATCCTGCCTTATTTCATCACGGTGGGGACGGAGCTGGCAGAGCAGCAAGGTCAGGAGCCGCAGGAGCATGGCAACGGGCAGACCATGTCTCTGGCCATCCTTAGGGTCATCCGCCTGGTCCGGGTGTTTCGGATTTTTAAGCTGTCCAGACATTCTAAAGGACTCCAAATTCTGGGGCAGACGCTTAAGGCTAGTATGAGAGAGTTGGGGCTGTTGATATTCTTCCTCTTCATCGGAGTCATCCTCTTCTCCAGCGCAGTTTTCTTCGCCGAGGCGGACGAGCCGGAGTCACATTTCTCCAGCATCCCGGACGCCTTCTGGTGGGCCGTGGTCACAATGACAACGGTTGGCTATGGGGACATGAGGCCGGTGACAGTTGGAGGGAAAATAGTGGGCTCGCTCTGTGCCATAGCGGGCGTGTTGACCATCGCGCTGCCGGTGCCCGTCATTGTCTCCAACTTTAATTATTTCTATCACAGAGAGACTGACCAGGACCAGTCGTCTCTGAAAGATGACCCACCCAACGCCGGTCAGGACAGTCCGCAGATGAAGAGGAAGGGCAGTAAGAGCTCCGTCAAGTCGGGGGACTTGGAGGACGGATCCGGCGTGGAGAAGCAGAGTATCAAAGCCAATAACAGCAGCATGAACATTAAACGATCCCTTTACGCGTTCTGCCTGgacaagacagacacagatctgTAG